The following are encoded together in the Salvelinus alpinus chromosome 29, SLU_Salpinus.1, whole genome shotgun sequence genome:
- the LOC139558827 gene encoding 26S proteasome non-ATPase regulatory subunit 4-like isoform X5, translating to MGLESTMVCVDNSEYMRNGDFLPTRLQAQQDAVNIVCHSKTRANPENNVGLISMAKFDCSNCEVLTTLTPDTGRILSKLHAIQPKGKICFCTGIRVAHLALKHRQGKNHKMKIIAFVGSPVEDSDKDLVKMAKRLKKEKVNVDIINFGEEEFNTEKLTAFINTLNGKEGTGSHLVTVPPGPSLADALLSSPILAGEGGSMMGLGASDFEFGVDADPELALALRVSMEEQRQRQEEEARQVAVASAADVTTADKSEEALLKMSVSQPETGGAAVLPDFSNMTEEEQIAYAMQMSLAGEEYGDPMDTETAKEEDDYDVMQDPEFLQSVLQNLPGVDPNNEAIRNAMGSLASQTGTPKPNRKKDEDKKK from the exons TGTGGACAATAGTGAGTATATGCGCAATGGAGACTTCCTGCCCACTAGACTACAAGCCCAGCAAGATGCCGTCAACATCGTCTGTCACTCCAAAACTCGGGCAAACCCCGAGAACAATGTTGGCTTAATCTCGATGGCTAAGT TTGACTGCAGTAACTGTGAGGTCTTGACCACACTGACCCCAGACACTGGCCGCATCCTGTCCAAACTGCACGCTATCCAGCCCAAAGGCAAGATATGCTTCTGCACTGGCATCCGGGTGGCCCAT CTGGCTCTAAAGCACAGACAGGGGAAGAACCACAAGATGAAGATAATTGCCTTTGTGGGCAGCCCTGTGGAAGACAGTGACAAGGAT CTTGTTAAAATGGCCAAGCGCTTAAAGAAAGAGAAGGTCAATGTGGATATTATAAATTTTGGGGAAGAG GAGTTTAATACGGAAAAGCTGACTGCCTTCATCAACACTCTGAATGGGAAGGAGGGTACGGGTTCCCACCTGGTGACTGTACCCCCAGGGCCTAGCCTGGCTGAcgccctgctctcctcccccatccTGGCTGGGGAAGGAGGCTCCATGATGGGCCTGGGCGCCAGCGACTTTGAGTTTGGCGTGGACGCCGACCCCGAGCTTGCTCTG GCTCTGCGTGTGTCCATGGAGGAGCAGAGACAAAGGCAGGAGGAGGAGGCTCGCCAGGTGGCTGTTGCTTCTGCAGCCGATGTCACCACAGCAGACA AATCCGAGGAGGCCCTGCTAAAGATGTCGGTGTCTCAGCCTGAGACGGGTGGTGCTGCAGTGCTGCCTGACTTCAGCAATATGACAGAGGAGGAGCAGATTGCATACGCAATGCAAATGTCTCTGGCTGGAGAGG AGTATGGAGATCCTATGGACACTGAAACTGCCAAG GAGGAGGATGACTATGATGTGATGCAGGACCCAGAGTTCCTCCAAAGCGTCCTGCAGAACCTGCCAGGTGTCGATCCTAACAATGAGGCCATCCGAAACGCCATGGGCTCCCTGGCCTCCCAGACAGGCACACCCAAGCCTAACCGCAAGAAAGACGAGGATAAGAAGAAATGA
- the LOC139558827 gene encoding 26S proteasome non-ATPase regulatory subunit 4-like isoform X3, producing MGLESTMVCVDNSEYMRNGDFLPTRLQAQQDAVNIVCHSKTRANPENNVGLISMAKFDCSNCEVLTTLTPDTGRILSKLHAIQPKGKICFCTGIRVAHLALKHRQGKNHKMKIIAFVGSPVEDSDKDLVKMAKRLKKEKVNVDIINFGEEEFNTEKLTAFINTLNGKEGTGSHLVTVPPGPSLADALLSSPILAGEGGSMMGLGASDFEFGVDADPELALALRVSMEEQRQRQEEEARQVAVASAADVTTADSKEREESEEALLKMSVSQPETGGAAVLPDFSNMTEEEQIAYAMQMSLAGEEYGDPMDTETAKEEDDYDVMQDPEFLQSVLQNLPGVDPNNEAIRNAMGSLASQTGTPKPNRKKDEDKKK from the exons TGTGGACAATAGTGAGTATATGCGCAATGGAGACTTCCTGCCCACTAGACTACAAGCCCAGCAAGATGCCGTCAACATCGTCTGTCACTCCAAAACTCGGGCAAACCCCGAGAACAATGTTGGCTTAATCTCGATGGCTAAGT TTGACTGCAGTAACTGTGAGGTCTTGACCACACTGACCCCAGACACTGGCCGCATCCTGTCCAAACTGCACGCTATCCAGCCCAAAGGCAAGATATGCTTCTGCACTGGCATCCGGGTGGCCCAT CTGGCTCTAAAGCACAGACAGGGGAAGAACCACAAGATGAAGATAATTGCCTTTGTGGGCAGCCCTGTGGAAGACAGTGACAAGGAT CTTGTTAAAATGGCCAAGCGCTTAAAGAAAGAGAAGGTCAATGTGGATATTATAAATTTTGGGGAAGAG GAGTTTAATACGGAAAAGCTGACTGCCTTCATCAACACTCTGAATGGGAAGGAGGGTACGGGTTCCCACCTGGTGACTGTACCCCCAGGGCCTAGCCTGGCTGAcgccctgctctcctcccccatccTGGCTGGGGAAGGAGGCTCCATGATGGGCCTGGGCGCCAGCGACTTTGAGTTTGGCGTGGACGCCGACCCCGAGCTTGCTCTG GCTCTGCGTGTGTCCATGGAGGAGCAGAGACAAAGGCAGGAGGAGGAGGCTCGCCAGGTGGCTGTTGCTTCTGCAGCCGATGTCACCACAGCAGACAGTAAAGAAAGGGAGG AATCCGAGGAGGCCCTGCTAAAGATGTCGGTGTCTCAGCCTGAGACGGGTGGTGCTGCAGTGCTGCCTGACTTCAGCAATATGACAGAGGAGGAGCAGATTGCATACGCAATGCAAATGTCTCTGGCTGGAGAGG AGTATGGAGATCCTATGGACACTGAAACTGCCAAG GAGGAGGATGACTATGATGTGATGCAGGACCCAGAGTTCCTCCAAAGCGTCCTGCAGAACCTGCCAGGTGTCGATCCTAACAATGAGGCCATCCGAAACGCCATGGGCTCCCTGGCCTCCCAGACAGGCACACCCAAGCCTAACCGCAAGAAAGACGAGGATAAGAAGAAATGA
- the LOC139558827 gene encoding 26S proteasome non-ATPase regulatory subunit 4-like isoform X6 — MRNGDFLPTRLQAQQDAVNIVCHSKTRANPENNVGLISMAKFDCSNCEVLTTLTPDTGRILSKLHAIQPKGKICFCTGIRVAHLALKHRQGKNHKMKIIAFVGSPVEDSDKDLVKMAKRLKKEKVNVDIINFGEEEFNTEKLTAFINTLNGKEGTGSHLVTVPPGPSLADALLSSPILAGEGGSMMGLGASDFEFGVDADPELALALRVSMEEQRQRQEEEARQVAVASAADVTTADSKEREGRDSYVCICKSEEALLKMSVSQPETGGAAVLPDFSNMTEEEQIAYAMQMSLAGEEYGDPMDTETAKEEDDYDVMQDPEFLQSVLQNLPGVDPNNEAIRNAMGSLASQTGTPKPNRKKDEDKKK, encoded by the exons ATGCGCAATGGAGACTTCCTGCCCACTAGACTACAAGCCCAGCAAGATGCCGTCAACATCGTCTGTCACTCCAAAACTCGGGCAAACCCCGAGAACAATGTTGGCTTAATCTCGATGGCTAAGT TTGACTGCAGTAACTGTGAGGTCTTGACCACACTGACCCCAGACACTGGCCGCATCCTGTCCAAACTGCACGCTATCCAGCCCAAAGGCAAGATATGCTTCTGCACTGGCATCCGGGTGGCCCAT CTGGCTCTAAAGCACAGACAGGGGAAGAACCACAAGATGAAGATAATTGCCTTTGTGGGCAGCCCTGTGGAAGACAGTGACAAGGAT CTTGTTAAAATGGCCAAGCGCTTAAAGAAAGAGAAGGTCAATGTGGATATTATAAATTTTGGGGAAGAG GAGTTTAATACGGAAAAGCTGACTGCCTTCATCAACACTCTGAATGGGAAGGAGGGTACGGGTTCCCACCTGGTGACTGTACCCCCAGGGCCTAGCCTGGCTGAcgccctgctctcctcccccatccTGGCTGGGGAAGGAGGCTCCATGATGGGCCTGGGCGCCAGCGACTTTGAGTTTGGCGTGGACGCCGACCCCGAGCTTGCTCTG GCTCTGCGTGTGTCCATGGAGGAGCAGAGACAAAGGCAGGAGGAGGAGGCTCGCCAGGTGGCTGTTGCTTCTGCAGCCGATGTCACCACAGCAGACAGTAAAGAAAGGGAGGGTAGGGATAgctatgtgtgtatatgta AATCCGAGGAGGCCCTGCTAAAGATGTCGGTGTCTCAGCCTGAGACGGGTGGTGCTGCAGTGCTGCCTGACTTCAGCAATATGACAGAGGAGGAGCAGATTGCATACGCAATGCAAATGTCTCTGGCTGGAGAGG AGTATGGAGATCCTATGGACACTGAAACTGCCAAG GAGGAGGATGACTATGATGTGATGCAGGACCCAGAGTTCCTCCAAAGCGTCCTGCAGAACCTGCCAGGTGTCGATCCTAACAATGAGGCCATCCGAAACGCCATGGGCTCCCTGGCCTCCCAGACAGGCACACCCAAGCCTAACCGCAAGAAAGACGAGGATAAGAAGAAATGA
- the LOC139558827 gene encoding 26S proteasome non-ATPase regulatory subunit 4-like isoform X4 — MGLESTMVCVDNSEYMRNGDFLPTRLQAQQDAVNIVCHSKTRANPENNVGLISMANNCEVLTTLTPDTGRILSKLHAIQPKGKICFCTGIRVAHLALKHRQGKNHKMKIIAFVGSPVEDSDKDLVKMAKRLKKEKVNVDIINFGEEEFNTEKLTAFINTLNGKEGTGSHLVTVPPGPSLADALLSSPILAGEGGSMMGLGASDFEFGVDADPELALALRVSMEEQRQRQEEEARQVAVASAADVTTADSKEREESEEALLKMSVSQPETGGAAVLPDFSNMTEEEQIAYAMQMSLAGEEYGDPMDTETAKEEDDYDVMQDPEFLQSVLQNLPGVDPNNEAIRNAMGSLASQTGTPKPNRKKDEDKKK; from the exons TGTGGACAATAGTGAGTATATGCGCAATGGAGACTTCCTGCCCACTAGACTACAAGCCCAGCAAGATGCCGTCAACATCGTCTGTCACTCCAAAACTCGGGCAAACCCCGAGAACAATGTTGGCTTAATCTCGATGGCTAA TAACTGTGAGGTCTTGACCACACTGACCCCAGACACTGGCCGCATCCTGTCCAAACTGCACGCTATCCAGCCCAAAGGCAAGATATGCTTCTGCACTGGCATCCGGGTGGCCCAT CTGGCTCTAAAGCACAGACAGGGGAAGAACCACAAGATGAAGATAATTGCCTTTGTGGGCAGCCCTGTGGAAGACAGTGACAAGGAT CTTGTTAAAATGGCCAAGCGCTTAAAGAAAGAGAAGGTCAATGTGGATATTATAAATTTTGGGGAAGAG GAGTTTAATACGGAAAAGCTGACTGCCTTCATCAACACTCTGAATGGGAAGGAGGGTACGGGTTCCCACCTGGTGACTGTACCCCCAGGGCCTAGCCTGGCTGAcgccctgctctcctcccccatccTGGCTGGGGAAGGAGGCTCCATGATGGGCCTGGGCGCCAGCGACTTTGAGTTTGGCGTGGACGCCGACCCCGAGCTTGCTCTG GCTCTGCGTGTGTCCATGGAGGAGCAGAGACAAAGGCAGGAGGAGGAGGCTCGCCAGGTGGCTGTTGCTTCTGCAGCCGATGTCACCACAGCAGACAGTAAAGAAAGGGAGG AATCCGAGGAGGCCCTGCTAAAGATGTCGGTGTCTCAGCCTGAGACGGGTGGTGCTGCAGTGCTGCCTGACTTCAGCAATATGACAGAGGAGGAGCAGATTGCATACGCAATGCAAATGTCTCTGGCTGGAGAGG AGTATGGAGATCCTATGGACACTGAAACTGCCAAG GAGGAGGATGACTATGATGTGATGCAGGACCCAGAGTTCCTCCAAAGCGTCCTGCAGAACCTGCCAGGTGTCGATCCTAACAATGAGGCCATCCGAAACGCCATGGGCTCCCTGGCCTCCCAGACAGGCACACCCAAGCCTAACCGCAAGAAAGACGAGGATAAGAAGAAATGA
- the LOC139558827 gene encoding 26S proteasome non-ATPase regulatory subunit 4-like isoform X2 gives MGLESTMVCVDNSEYMRNGDFLPTRLQAQQDAVNIVCHSKTRANPENNVGLISMANNCEVLTTLTPDTGRILSKLHAIQPKGKICFCTGIRVAHLALKHRQGKNHKMKIIAFVGSPVEDSDKDLVKMAKRLKKEKVNVDIINFGEEEFNTEKLTAFINTLNGKEGTGSHLVTVPPGPSLADALLSSPILAGEGGSMMGLGASDFEFGVDADPELALALRVSMEEQRQRQEEEARQVAVASAADVTTADSKEREGRDSYVCICKSEEALLKMSVSQPETGGAAVLPDFSNMTEEEQIAYAMQMSLAGEEYGDPMDTETAKEEDDYDVMQDPEFLQSVLQNLPGVDPNNEAIRNAMGSLASQTGTPKPNRKKDEDKKK, from the exons TGTGGACAATAGTGAGTATATGCGCAATGGAGACTTCCTGCCCACTAGACTACAAGCCCAGCAAGATGCCGTCAACATCGTCTGTCACTCCAAAACTCGGGCAAACCCCGAGAACAATGTTGGCTTAATCTCGATGGCTAA TAACTGTGAGGTCTTGACCACACTGACCCCAGACACTGGCCGCATCCTGTCCAAACTGCACGCTATCCAGCCCAAAGGCAAGATATGCTTCTGCACTGGCATCCGGGTGGCCCAT CTGGCTCTAAAGCACAGACAGGGGAAGAACCACAAGATGAAGATAATTGCCTTTGTGGGCAGCCCTGTGGAAGACAGTGACAAGGAT CTTGTTAAAATGGCCAAGCGCTTAAAGAAAGAGAAGGTCAATGTGGATATTATAAATTTTGGGGAAGAG GAGTTTAATACGGAAAAGCTGACTGCCTTCATCAACACTCTGAATGGGAAGGAGGGTACGGGTTCCCACCTGGTGACTGTACCCCCAGGGCCTAGCCTGGCTGAcgccctgctctcctcccccatccTGGCTGGGGAAGGAGGCTCCATGATGGGCCTGGGCGCCAGCGACTTTGAGTTTGGCGTGGACGCCGACCCCGAGCTTGCTCTG GCTCTGCGTGTGTCCATGGAGGAGCAGAGACAAAGGCAGGAGGAGGAGGCTCGCCAGGTGGCTGTTGCTTCTGCAGCCGATGTCACCACAGCAGACAGTAAAGAAAGGGAGGGTAGGGATAgctatgtgtgtatatgta AATCCGAGGAGGCCCTGCTAAAGATGTCGGTGTCTCAGCCTGAGACGGGTGGTGCTGCAGTGCTGCCTGACTTCAGCAATATGACAGAGGAGGAGCAGATTGCATACGCAATGCAAATGTCTCTGGCTGGAGAGG AGTATGGAGATCCTATGGACACTGAAACTGCCAAG GAGGAGGATGACTATGATGTGATGCAGGACCCAGAGTTCCTCCAAAGCGTCCTGCAGAACCTGCCAGGTGTCGATCCTAACAATGAGGCCATCCGAAACGCCATGGGCTCCCTGGCCTCCCAGACAGGCACACCCAAGCCTAACCGCAAGAAAGACGAGGATAAGAAGAAATGA
- the LOC139558827 gene encoding 26S proteasome non-ATPase regulatory subunit 4-like isoform X8 — MRNGDFLPTRLQAQQDAVNIVCHSKTRANPENNVGLISMANNCEVLTTLTPDTGRILSKLHAIQPKGKICFCTGIRVAHLALKHRQGKNHKMKIIAFVGSPVEDSDKDLVKMAKRLKKEKVNVDIINFGEEEFNTEKLTAFINTLNGKEGTGSHLVTVPPGPSLADALLSSPILAGEGGSMMGLGASDFEFGVDADPELALALRVSMEEQRQRQEEEARQVAVASAADVTTADSKEREESEEALLKMSVSQPETGGAAVLPDFSNMTEEEQIAYAMQMSLAGEEYGDPMDTETAKEEDDYDVMQDPEFLQSVLQNLPGVDPNNEAIRNAMGSLASQTGTPKPNRKKDEDKKK, encoded by the exons ATGCGCAATGGAGACTTCCTGCCCACTAGACTACAAGCCCAGCAAGATGCCGTCAACATCGTCTGTCACTCCAAAACTCGGGCAAACCCCGAGAACAATGTTGGCTTAATCTCGATGGCTAA TAACTGTGAGGTCTTGACCACACTGACCCCAGACACTGGCCGCATCCTGTCCAAACTGCACGCTATCCAGCCCAAAGGCAAGATATGCTTCTGCACTGGCATCCGGGTGGCCCAT CTGGCTCTAAAGCACAGACAGGGGAAGAACCACAAGATGAAGATAATTGCCTTTGTGGGCAGCCCTGTGGAAGACAGTGACAAGGAT CTTGTTAAAATGGCCAAGCGCTTAAAGAAAGAGAAGGTCAATGTGGATATTATAAATTTTGGGGAAGAG GAGTTTAATACGGAAAAGCTGACTGCCTTCATCAACACTCTGAATGGGAAGGAGGGTACGGGTTCCCACCTGGTGACTGTACCCCCAGGGCCTAGCCTGGCTGAcgccctgctctcctcccccatccTGGCTGGGGAAGGAGGCTCCATGATGGGCCTGGGCGCCAGCGACTTTGAGTTTGGCGTGGACGCCGACCCCGAGCTTGCTCTG GCTCTGCGTGTGTCCATGGAGGAGCAGAGACAAAGGCAGGAGGAGGAGGCTCGCCAGGTGGCTGTTGCTTCTGCAGCCGATGTCACCACAGCAGACAGTAAAGAAAGGGAGG AATCCGAGGAGGCCCTGCTAAAGATGTCGGTGTCTCAGCCTGAGACGGGTGGTGCTGCAGTGCTGCCTGACTTCAGCAATATGACAGAGGAGGAGCAGATTGCATACGCAATGCAAATGTCTCTGGCTGGAGAGG AGTATGGAGATCCTATGGACACTGAAACTGCCAAG GAGGAGGATGACTATGATGTGATGCAGGACCCAGAGTTCCTCCAAAGCGTCCTGCAGAACCTGCCAGGTGTCGATCCTAACAATGAGGCCATCCGAAACGCCATGGGCTCCCTGGCCTCCCAGACAGGCACACCCAAGCCTAACCGCAAGAAAGACGAGGATAAGAAGAAATGA
- the LOC139558827 gene encoding 26S proteasome non-ATPase regulatory subunit 4-like isoform X7, which yields MGLESTMVCVDNSEYMRNGDFLPTRLQAQQDAVNIVCHSKTRANPENNVGLISMANNCEVLTTLTPDTGRILSKLHAIQPKGKICFCTGIRVAHLALKHRQGKNHKMKIIAFVGSPVEDSDKDLVKMAKRLKKEKVNVDIINFGEEEFNTEKLTAFINTLNGKEGTGSHLVTVPPGPSLADALLSSPILAGEGGSMMGLGASDFEFGVDADPELALALRVSMEEQRQRQEEEARQVAVASAADVTTADKSEEALLKMSVSQPETGGAAVLPDFSNMTEEEQIAYAMQMSLAGEEYGDPMDTETAKEEDDYDVMQDPEFLQSVLQNLPGVDPNNEAIRNAMGSLASQTGTPKPNRKKDEDKKK from the exons TGTGGACAATAGTGAGTATATGCGCAATGGAGACTTCCTGCCCACTAGACTACAAGCCCAGCAAGATGCCGTCAACATCGTCTGTCACTCCAAAACTCGGGCAAACCCCGAGAACAATGTTGGCTTAATCTCGATGGCTAA TAACTGTGAGGTCTTGACCACACTGACCCCAGACACTGGCCGCATCCTGTCCAAACTGCACGCTATCCAGCCCAAAGGCAAGATATGCTTCTGCACTGGCATCCGGGTGGCCCAT CTGGCTCTAAAGCACAGACAGGGGAAGAACCACAAGATGAAGATAATTGCCTTTGTGGGCAGCCCTGTGGAAGACAGTGACAAGGAT CTTGTTAAAATGGCCAAGCGCTTAAAGAAAGAGAAGGTCAATGTGGATATTATAAATTTTGGGGAAGAG GAGTTTAATACGGAAAAGCTGACTGCCTTCATCAACACTCTGAATGGGAAGGAGGGTACGGGTTCCCACCTGGTGACTGTACCCCCAGGGCCTAGCCTGGCTGAcgccctgctctcctcccccatccTGGCTGGGGAAGGAGGCTCCATGATGGGCCTGGGCGCCAGCGACTTTGAGTTTGGCGTGGACGCCGACCCCGAGCTTGCTCTG GCTCTGCGTGTGTCCATGGAGGAGCAGAGACAAAGGCAGGAGGAGGAGGCTCGCCAGGTGGCTGTTGCTTCTGCAGCCGATGTCACCACAGCAGACA AATCCGAGGAGGCCCTGCTAAAGATGTCGGTGTCTCAGCCTGAGACGGGTGGTGCTGCAGTGCTGCCTGACTTCAGCAATATGACAGAGGAGGAGCAGATTGCATACGCAATGCAAATGTCTCTGGCTGGAGAGG AGTATGGAGATCCTATGGACACTGAAACTGCCAAG GAGGAGGATGACTATGATGTGATGCAGGACCCAGAGTTCCTCCAAAGCGTCCTGCAGAACCTGCCAGGTGTCGATCCTAACAATGAGGCCATCCGAAACGCCATGGGCTCCCTGGCCTCCCAGACAGGCACACCCAAGCCTAACCGCAAGAAAGACGAGGATAAGAAGAAATGA
- the LOC139558827 gene encoding 26S proteasome non-ATPase regulatory subunit 4-like isoform X1, translating to MGLESTMVCVDNSEYMRNGDFLPTRLQAQQDAVNIVCHSKTRANPENNVGLISMAKFDCSNCEVLTTLTPDTGRILSKLHAIQPKGKICFCTGIRVAHLALKHRQGKNHKMKIIAFVGSPVEDSDKDLVKMAKRLKKEKVNVDIINFGEEEFNTEKLTAFINTLNGKEGTGSHLVTVPPGPSLADALLSSPILAGEGGSMMGLGASDFEFGVDADPELALALRVSMEEQRQRQEEEARQVAVASAADVTTADSKEREGRDSYVCICKSEEALLKMSVSQPETGGAAVLPDFSNMTEEEQIAYAMQMSLAGEEYGDPMDTETAKEEDDYDVMQDPEFLQSVLQNLPGVDPNNEAIRNAMGSLASQTGTPKPNRKKDEDKKK from the exons TGTGGACAATAGTGAGTATATGCGCAATGGAGACTTCCTGCCCACTAGACTACAAGCCCAGCAAGATGCCGTCAACATCGTCTGTCACTCCAAAACTCGGGCAAACCCCGAGAACAATGTTGGCTTAATCTCGATGGCTAAGT TTGACTGCAGTAACTGTGAGGTCTTGACCACACTGACCCCAGACACTGGCCGCATCCTGTCCAAACTGCACGCTATCCAGCCCAAAGGCAAGATATGCTTCTGCACTGGCATCCGGGTGGCCCAT CTGGCTCTAAAGCACAGACAGGGGAAGAACCACAAGATGAAGATAATTGCCTTTGTGGGCAGCCCTGTGGAAGACAGTGACAAGGAT CTTGTTAAAATGGCCAAGCGCTTAAAGAAAGAGAAGGTCAATGTGGATATTATAAATTTTGGGGAAGAG GAGTTTAATACGGAAAAGCTGACTGCCTTCATCAACACTCTGAATGGGAAGGAGGGTACGGGTTCCCACCTGGTGACTGTACCCCCAGGGCCTAGCCTGGCTGAcgccctgctctcctcccccatccTGGCTGGGGAAGGAGGCTCCATGATGGGCCTGGGCGCCAGCGACTTTGAGTTTGGCGTGGACGCCGACCCCGAGCTTGCTCTG GCTCTGCGTGTGTCCATGGAGGAGCAGAGACAAAGGCAGGAGGAGGAGGCTCGCCAGGTGGCTGTTGCTTCTGCAGCCGATGTCACCACAGCAGACAGTAAAGAAAGGGAGGGTAGGGATAgctatgtgtgtatatgta AATCCGAGGAGGCCCTGCTAAAGATGTCGGTGTCTCAGCCTGAGACGGGTGGTGCTGCAGTGCTGCCTGACTTCAGCAATATGACAGAGGAGGAGCAGATTGCATACGCAATGCAAATGTCTCTGGCTGGAGAGG AGTATGGAGATCCTATGGACACTGAAACTGCCAAG GAGGAGGATGACTATGATGTGATGCAGGACCCAGAGTTCCTCCAAAGCGTCCTGCAGAACCTGCCAGGTGTCGATCCTAACAATGAGGCCATCCGAAACGCCATGGGCTCCCTGGCCTCCCAGACAGGCACACCCAAGCCTAACCGCAAGAAAGACGAGGATAAGAAGAAATGA
- the LOC139558827 gene encoding 26S proteasome non-ATPase regulatory subunit 4-like isoform X9 yields MGLESTMVCVDNSEYMRNGDFLPTRLQAQQDAVNIVCHSKTRANPENNVGLISMAKFDCSNCEVLTTLTPDTGRILSKLHAIQPKGKICFCTGIRVAHLALKHRQGKNHKMKIIAFVGSPVEDSDKDLVKMAKRLKKEKVNVDIINFGEEEFNTEKLTAFINTLNGKEGTGSHLVTVPPGPSLADALLSSPILAGEGGSMMGLGASDFEFGVDADPELALALRVSMEEQRQRQEEEARQVAVASAADVTTADSKEREGRDSYVCICKSEEALLKMSVSQPETGGAAVLPDFSNMTEEEQIAYAMQMSLAGEGGG; encoded by the exons TGTGGACAATAGTGAGTATATGCGCAATGGAGACTTCCTGCCCACTAGACTACAAGCCCAGCAAGATGCCGTCAACATCGTCTGTCACTCCAAAACTCGGGCAAACCCCGAGAACAATGTTGGCTTAATCTCGATGGCTAAGT TTGACTGCAGTAACTGTGAGGTCTTGACCACACTGACCCCAGACACTGGCCGCATCCTGTCCAAACTGCACGCTATCCAGCCCAAAGGCAAGATATGCTTCTGCACTGGCATCCGGGTGGCCCAT CTGGCTCTAAAGCACAGACAGGGGAAGAACCACAAGATGAAGATAATTGCCTTTGTGGGCAGCCCTGTGGAAGACAGTGACAAGGAT CTTGTTAAAATGGCCAAGCGCTTAAAGAAAGAGAAGGTCAATGTGGATATTATAAATTTTGGGGAAGAG GAGTTTAATACGGAAAAGCTGACTGCCTTCATCAACACTCTGAATGGGAAGGAGGGTACGGGTTCCCACCTGGTGACTGTACCCCCAGGGCCTAGCCTGGCTGAcgccctgctctcctcccccatccTGGCTGGGGAAGGAGGCTCCATGATGGGCCTGGGCGCCAGCGACTTTGAGTTTGGCGTGGACGCCGACCCCGAGCTTGCTCTG GCTCTGCGTGTGTCCATGGAGGAGCAGAGACAAAGGCAGGAGGAGGAGGCTCGCCAGGTGGCTGTTGCTTCTGCAGCCGATGTCACCACAGCAGACAGTAAAGAAAGGGAGGGTAGGGATAgctatgtgtgtatatgta AATCCGAGGAGGCCCTGCTAAAGATGTCGGTGTCTCAGCCTGAGACGGGTGGTGCTGCAGTGCTGCCTGACTTCAGCAATATGACAGAGGAGGAGCAGATTGCATACGCAATGCAAATGTCTCTGGCTGGAGAGG GAGGAGGATGA